The nucleotide window AAAATACAACACGCGGAAAGAGGCAGTGGACAACTCGGAAGAGCATGGTAAAACCtctatctttaatttatattttcaactGTTATATTCATCGATTGTGGAAATATCGGAAGTATGATTAGTACTTggtgtaaaaaattatcattatttaaaaaaaaaaacagacttTACAGAGAGAAGAAATATTATGGAGGTCTAAAGGGACAGACATCTTTAAAAGAAACAGTAAACTTTCGATcgtattatctttttataagaaaagtttattgaaactttaaacaaattttcaaagttgtggtaaatgatttaaattatttaaaattatgtatatgaAATTTAACACAAGTAGACATTTaggtagaaaatttttattcaagatGATTGTAATAGCGACGCGTTTAATgcgtattataaatttctccaagttttaattattagcgaGACGACACGtatcgatataatttattacgtcattcttaaaaaattaatcttgcgTCGAGAATATATATACACTTGATAGAGgttttacttttaacaaaaaataaacttacCTGGTGTTGCCAAAGAAGCAGATCCGTTGTTATGCATAATCTCAACGATTTGCAGAAGCTCTTTACTTTGGTAAAGGTGGCGTACACTATGCTGATAATCACTCTGTTGCTGATGATGTGGGCGTCTGTAGCGCAAATGCATGAGCTACCGGTCCAGTATCCGCCGTGTTTCTTTAATCCACTCTGCACCTGCTCAAAAGCTATACCGGATCTTGGCATAGTGGCGTGTTACAATGTGCCGATGCCGCGAATACCGCAACCGATTAATTCGTCCAAAGTTTTCATGCTGCAACTAGAGAACAATGGGCTGAGATTTTTGCAACCACAATATCTCATGAATACCGGTAcgtagtttaattaatatattacaatggaACAAAGAACCACAGCAGCATCGCGTATGCTTTAACGCAAAAATGCtacatttcaattttttttttttttttgttaacttttatcataaaattataattatacataaaaagtatttttagttttaatcaCATttgaagattaattaaaaaagttctGCAACAGTAATGTTTCTGAAATCATTATTTCGCATTACAGGTCTCTATAAACTACAGATTAAACATAATCCCTTGGCGGATATTCCAGAGGAAGCCTTTCTAGGTCTTGAAAGATCATTATGGGAGCTTGACTTGTCCTATAATCAACTTGTAAGCGTACCAAGTAAATCATTTAgacatttacaaaaattacgaCTTCTTGAACTCACAGGtattcgttatttaattagttataaattaaaactgtgCCAAATTAGGTGTTTAATAACtgtaaaatatgattattacAAGACACAGCtgtattaatatacatgtaataattattaaaattgttatattatcaTACGCTCAattttgtgtgtgtgtgtgcgtgtgtataTACAGGCAACAAAATAGCCCGCATTATGCCGGAGAACTGGCGTGGCTTGGAAAATTCTCTTCAAACCTTACGTCTTGGAAGAAATGCGATTGAGCAACTGCCAGCCGATGCCTTCGTCGGTCTCACATATTTGGAGGTTCTTGATCTTCGAGAAAATAGTCTAAAAGAGATTGATTCTTCGGTGTTCAGAGACGGAATGGCTCATTTGACGCACCTTTATTTGAATGACAATCAGCTGACATACGTGCCCTACGCCCAATTCTCTTTGTTGAAACGCATGAAGGTCCTTGATCTCAGTTATAACAGAATATCAAAAATGCTACAGACGCAACAAGAACCGGAGATTGGAGGTCTGCAGATGTCTCTGGACGTATTACAGTTGGACTATAATCAAATCGAAGCTCTAGTATCTGGTGATTTTCAACATTTCTACAAAGTCAATCGCACATATCTTAGAGGCAACCCTTTGATGATTATCGAGGTATGacaatgaattaaaaatctaacaattaaatataactcaAATCAAACAACACAAAGTTAACAGAATTTCAAAGAGGTATTTAAGAAATTAGATCTTACATTAATAACGGtaacaattatatacatatatatgtgtatgtatatatatatatatatatatatatatatatatatatatatatatatatatatatatatactatatatactgaatttaatttgcaattgtaGGGAGGCACTTTTAGAGATTCACGCATCCGTGAACTATATTTGAGCGACTGCGATCTGCTGGAGATCAATTCGGCCAACTTAGCCGGCTTAGAATTATCCCTCGAGTTGCTAGACGTATCAGGAAATAATATAACTGTACTGCCTAATCATTTGTTCCAAGAGTTCGATTTTCTCCGTACGCTCGtctttcgcgaaaatcgcATCGACACATTTTCACCACGTAAGTGTTCACCTAGACGTTTTTCATAATTCAGTAGGCGCAAAACAAATATCCTTACGGTATGTGTTTTTTCAGTTGAGGTTTTTAATGGGTTTCAATATTCCTTATACAATTTGGATTTTAGCGGCAAACGAAACGGCATGATTTCTCTTCAAGACTTACGACAAATGAGAAATTTGCGTTTTCTCTCAATTTCGCGAATGCCACAAACGACCTTATCAGCAAATGATTTTATCGAATTTGGTATGGACATCAAAGAACTACGAATAATcaatagtaatttaaatatgattaaaaatcaTGCTTTTATGCACGTCCGCGGAATCAAGTATCTTGACTTTTCTGAAAATTCTATATCAACAATAGATGATGAAGCTTTCTCGGAggtaatttcttattttacttttaaactcgatacaagttaataataataataataataataataataataataataataataataataaaaattaaatctgcgaaataagttaaaaacataattttaataattaaatgttctGTAAAGTAAgcaaattatatgtataaattatatacgatacagtggttaaaaattttttcgaatttttatacACAGGTGGGCCACTCTCTGCTGACATTAAAGATGTCTCACGGTCTTTCCTCTTCAATTTCTGAAATACCAAATCGGCCATTTAAATCGTTGACTAATTTGCAGCATCTTGATTTTAGCAACAATAAAATACGATCCTTACCCGCTAcatcttttcattttttaaaaaggatTAAACGCATTGAGCTTCAGGATAACGAAATTGACAATATACCAAAGGGTACTTTCCAGGTAAATTGTTGGTTTATACAATGTGTGTCTTGTTTGATTAATCAAATTGAATTTGACTAGGGTGACATACATTCAACGTTGGAACAAGtcaattttgcatttaatcaAGTGAGGAATCTACAAACTCATACATTTGTCGATCTGTCAACTCTAATGACAATCAACCTAGAGGATAACGTTATCGAGAAGATCGAAAGACGAACCTTTATGAATATGAACCGACTTAAGTACATTAACCTGCGTGGCAACAAGATTAGAGACATCGCCGATGAAGCCTTTCAAGTAAAtcaatatatgaatatatgtTAGATTTTTTACGTTGGTTGTACTAggttttataaattgtttagATACTTTTAAAGCCGATTGTTTCTCAATAAACATTTcatatagaaatattatttacatatttaaaaattgtctaTACAtctttaaaagtaaatttaaaattagttttaaaagTATACATTACTGATGTTTCAGAATTTACCGGATCTTGAATTTCTCGATCTTgcatataacaatattaaagaatttgaTTTCACCTCGTTTGATCAAGTGGGTACATTATCGTCATTTAAAGTCAACGTTAGCCATAACGAAATTTCAAGATTGTGGGTAAATAACACAATTTTTGCATCTCCTCCATCTATAGGTAAGCTTATCATCATATTTAGTAATCTCCCagaaattttaactttaatttttatttaaaaataatatacagggtgtctgcTGGTTGAGCAGGCGAATGACTATGAATGGCGCTGTTCTATTTTagagttttatttatttctaaggCTTGGTACTACTCAACGAGAAGACAtcctgtataataaataagattaaattttgaattatctattcaattatttctttatttcaagtatttaatgttatttctAATTgttaaatagttttttttttttttttttttttataaatacctattaatattttttaagtaataattgtaattttcaaatttttatttttagttggcGGTAATATACAATCAAATATCAAACTTTTGGATTTGAGCTACAATAATATCTCtaatatcgcgaaatattatttcaaaccGGTGGAATATTCGCTCACTCATCTGTATCTGTCGAACAATCGACTAAGAAACATCACTCGGGATGTCTTTGGCAATATGCCTCATTTGCAATGGCTCGACTTGAGGCATAATCAGTTGACGGAACCAGATTTTGactgttttaaaaatacaaaaaacttACAAGTGTTACTTTTATCTTGGAACAATATTATGGATATCCTACCCGAGACTCTAAgacctttaaaaaaattacgtattgTTGATTTatcttataataaattgaGAACATTACCGGACAATATGTTTATTGATTCCAGTATAGAGAGCCTTGATCTCTCACACAATCAATTTACAAGGTTGCCTGTTAAAAGCATGTCAGTGACTTCTACCGCAAGATTAGTAAATCTAGATATGTCTTGGAACATGTTGTCGGGGATTCACAGTACAGACACGATATTCAGACTCAGAGTAAGTTAATTTTCATTCAAATTCCTTTAAGATTAACTTAAAAGTAAGATGTTGCAGAATCAAAATTAtagctactttttttttgttttttaataggGTCTCGTCTGGTTGGATCTATCGTATAATAGACTCGTTAGATTAGATGACGGTGTATTTTCCGACTTACCGTATTTGGCTCATCTCGACTTAAGTCACAACAAGCAACTCATTTTGGAAAGCCGCGGAAGGACATTTTATGGTTTAGAAGATACCCTTTTATATCTCAGTTTGAGCAATATTTCTCTCTTGAGTGTAAGTAGTTTAGCTACTAAACGAAATGCTAATATATAGAATAACTAATTATGAGTAATGTAGGTTCCAGAGTTACCTCTGCGACGATTGCAAACTTTATATCTAACGCATAACGAGCTGGCATCGATTCCTCCAGAAATGTCATCGAATCTGACATCTCTTCATTATTTAGATTTAAGTTCAAACGATTTAACAGTAATACCATTGATCACTCACACATTGccagaattaaaaatcttcAATTTGGCAGACAATCCTATTACTGCCATTACAAATACTAGCTTTCTCGGTGTAGCTGACAGTCTTGAGGAACTCGACATACGAGGGCTCACGTTATTAGTTTTTGAggtaacataattttttttcacattttaatcGACACATGCGGAATTTTGTGAGATATCGCTATAGACGAGTTGACTTTTGTAGGCAGGTGCACTCTGCAAAGCTACTAAACTCCGTAAATTGCATGTCACTGCATACAATGGTATAAAGAACTTTAACCTTCCCAACATCTTGGAATATAATCATGGTTTAAAACATTTGCTTATTGACGTGAGTATTGAATAAATatcgtgtttaaaaaaattaatttattaaagcaatTTGTAACAGGTTCAGAATGACACTAATCTAGAAaaggaaatgagaggaaaaTTACCTTACAAATTGTATAACATTACATTGACTGGTagagcattaaaaaatatacattcaGAAATATTGCACGTAAGTTTGAGTTCGTTTGTTTTTTAACTTAAACAGAAGCTTTTTAAAATCTAtatgttattataaaatttagatttaatcaataaaattataattttcaaagaaaatattaaatatacatatacataaaattatattttagggTATGCAAAATCCCCATCTTCACTTCGGTTTGTACAATACTAGCGTTACAAGTGTGCCGCgagaaatatttagaaatgCGCAACGTGTACGCAATATAACTTTGGAGATTCGCGACAATGATATTCGAACAGTGCACAACCCATCGTCTGGTTACAAGCCTGGAGTGGCTGGCGAACGATTTCTCATGAAGCTTCGACTAGCCGGCAGTCATCTTAATTGCGACTGCGACGTTGGGTATGctatattaaaatcaaattatgaTATATAGTATCAATAAACGTGTTCTTCGTTTTTTATACAGGTGGATAGAAATATGGCAAAGGAAACATAGACAATATCACGAAGATCGATGTCTCTCTTACGACGAGTTTCAAAATTTCGATCAAGACGAAGGCGATGAATTCAATTGTTGGGACAACGGATGGGACGATGATCTACGTGAAACGTTTTGTctgaacaaaaataatataacgttatCAAACTCGTTAAAAACAGAACTAGAGTGTGGATGGGGCGCGGCGagtaatatcaaattaaatactattattttcttcgtaTTCTCTGTTGTCTTAATTGTCGTTTATTAAGCATCTCATTCTCTACTATccgattttattatcttttattcagTATCTTAGAACTGATTAGCGAAATTGATCTCATTAAACAggtctaataaaaaaattattaactttaaacTGTTATGTCCAGATGAAGTCagtcgaaaaaaaagattacaaatttaattaacaatttaagtTTTTAAACATGGGCGTTGccataattttattctcattttACAATGccgcaatttaatttgtataataggCAAAACGATACAAccaagtataaataaataaaacacacatatacacgctaattaaatgtattacaaAGATCATGAGTTTCACTGTTAATTGCTGAAAAGTCTTTGTCTCGCATATATATCAATTATCTTCTCTAATAAAAAtctcaatataaaataatactttgtTTTGTTCTACCTTTTAGGAGCCCATCttctttaaaaagattttttacataatttaatactttttagaTTAGCATTTTTcacataatatattaattttttatgtacattatacagttttaatttatactacgatttcaattacattttttttcgcttttagTGCAAATATTTATGCtctacaatattttaaataaaaaattgtggGATTCCAAGAACAAGAAAAGCTAATTTAATACTTAACTAATATATTTCTCAACATCTGTATATTCTGCATTGCTCGATGTacctatttaataaaacttccTTTGCATTAATCGTGATTAATTGTGctcattaattaaagagaCATATCTTTCCTGACAGGATATAAGGTTATATTATGTTATCATAACAAATGAGTAGACtgtttaattaacgattacatagaaaaaagtataaaaagtaataaataacgcgaaaaACACGTTACCACGATACTCACTGTTTCTGAAAAAGCAACATTGCTTTCGCACCACTTTATATACAAGA belongs to Cardiocondyla obscurior isolate alpha-2009 linkage group LG23, Cobs3.1, whole genome shotgun sequence and includes:
- the Chp gene encoding chaoptin, which produces MHNLNDLQKLFTLVKVAYTMLIITLLLMMWASVAQMHELPVQYPPCFFNPLCTCSKAIPDLGIVACYNVPMPRIPQPINSSKVFMLQLENNGLRFLQPQYLMNTGLYKLQIKHNPLADIPEEAFLGLERSLWELDLSYNQLVSVPSKSFRHLQKLRLLELTGNKIARIMPENWRGLENSLQTLRLGRNAIEQLPADAFVGLTYLEVLDLRENSLKEIDSSVFRDGMAHLTHLYLNDNQLTYVPYAQFSLLKRMKVLDLSYNRISKMLQTQQEPEIGGLQMSLDVLQLDYNQIEALVSGDFQHFYKVNRTYLRGNPLMIIEGGTFRDSRIRELYLSDCDLLEINSANLAGLELSLELLDVSGNNITVLPNHLFQEFDFLRTLVFRENRIDTFSPLEVFNGFQYSLYNLDFSGKRNGMISLQDLRQMRNLRFLSISRMPQTTLSANDFIEFGMDIKELRIINSNLNMIKNHAFMHVRGIKYLDFSENSISTIDDEAFSEVGHSLLTLKMSHGLSSSISEIPNRPFKSLTNLQHLDFSNNKIRSLPATSFHFLKRIKRIELQDNEIDNIPKGTFQGDIHSTLEQVNFAFNQVRNLQTHTFVDLSTLMTINLEDNVIEKIERRTFMNMNRLKYINLRGNKIRDIADEAFQNLPDLEFLDLAYNNIKEFDFTSFDQVGTLSSFKVNVSHNEISRLWVNNTIFASPPSIVGGNIQSNIKLLDLSYNNISNIAKYYFKPVEYSLTHLYLSNNRLRNITRDVFGNMPHLQWLDLRHNQLTEPDFDCFKNTKNLQVLLLSWNNIMDILPETLRPLKKLRIVDLSYNKLRTLPDNMFIDSSIESLDLSHNQFTRLPVKSMSVTSTARLVNLDMSWNMLSGIHSTDTIFRLRGLVWLDLSYNRLVRLDDGVFSDLPYLAHLDLSHNKQLILESRGRTFYGLEDTLLYLSLSNISLLSVPELPLRRLQTLYLTHNELASIPPEMSSNLTSLHYLDLSSNDLTVIPLITHTLPELKIFNLADNPITAITNTSFLGVADSLEELDIRGLTLLVFEAGALCKATKLRKLHVTAYNGIKNFNLPNILEYNHGLKHLLIDVQNDTNLEKEMRGKLPYKLYNITLTGRALKNIHSEILHGMQNPHLHFGLYNTSVTSVPREIFRNAQRVRNITLEIRDNDIRTVHNPSSGYKPGVAGERFLMKLRLAGSHLNCDCDVGWIEIWQRKHRQYHEDRCLSYDEFQNFDQDEGDEFNCWDNGWDDDLRETFCLNKNNITLSNSLKTELECGWGAASNIKLNTIIFFVFSVVLIVVY